Proteins encoded together in one Microcebus murinus isolate Inina chromosome 16, M.murinus_Inina_mat1.0, whole genome shotgun sequence window:
- the NDUFAF5 gene encoding arginine-hydroxylase NDUFAF5, mitochondrial isoform X3, translating to MFGGDTLYELRCSLQLAETEREGGFSPHVSPFTAINDLGHLLGRAGFNTLTVDTDEIQVNYPGMFELMEDLQGMGESNCSWNRKALLHRDTMLAAAAVYREMYRNEDGSVPATYQIYYMIGWKYHDSQARPAERGSATVSFGELGKINSLMSQGKKSQ from the exons ATGTTTGGAGGCGACACACTCTATGAGCTTCGGTGTTCCTTACAGTTAGCAGAaacagaaagggaaggaggattTTCTCCACACGTTTCTCCTTTCACTGCTATCAATGACCTCGGACATCTACTTGGGAGAGCTGGCTTTAATACTCTGACTGTG gacACCGATGAAATTCAAGTTAACTATCCTGGAATGTTTGAATTGATGGAAGACTTACAAG GTATGGGTGAGAGTAACTGCTCTTGGAACAGAAAAGCCCTGCTGCATCGAGACACAATGCTGGCGGCTGCAGCAGTGTACAGAG AAATGTATAGAAATGAAGATGGTTCAGTACCTGCCACATATCAGATTTATTACATGATAGGATGGAAATATCATGATTCACAG gCAAGACCAGCTGAAAGAGGTTCTGCAACTGTGTCATTTGGAGAGCTAGGAAAAATAAACAGTCTTATGTCACAGGggaaaaaatcacaataa